The following proteins are encoded in a genomic region of Ornithodoros turicata isolate Travis chromosome 6, ASM3712646v1, whole genome shotgun sequence:
- the LOC135397228 gene encoding beclin-1-like gives MASLSTTLTKDRTYPVNFTCQRCCQPLKLDSSFMTIDDQTFAELSAPFLLYADQNESGNIPQPQFYYSVSEPETVLATRTIEPLRAIESGNGFILVGGNSATQDTGISHRFRVDAQLFDIMTNVSGVDYPICEECTDNLLDQMEGQLDLAEDECKDYKKFLDQLAGSEEDDDLEHLDKQLQELKVRETELLSEIEQVEKERAAIEMERKKQAAEKERLHADESRYWREYANLERQLLLCADDQVSVDTQMRYAQAQLDKLTHTNVFNATFHIWHDGHFGTINNFRLGRLPNVRVEASEINVAWGQTVLLLHSLAKKMDLTFKRYRLIPYGNHSYLESLEGKPRELPLHFTGGFKFLWDPRFDQAMVAFLDCLQQFKEEVERRSPEFSLPYRMDKGKIEDTSTGQQYSIKIQFNSEEQWTKALKFMLTNMKWGLAWVSAQLAHDARR, from the coding sequence ATGGCTAGCCTCTCCACGACGCTAACGAAAGATCGGACATACCCTGTGAACTTTACGTGCCAAAGATGTTGTCAGCCGCTCAAACTAGACTCCTCGTTCATGACGATCGACGACCAAACTTTCGCCGAACTCTCCGCTCCGTTTCTCCTCTACGCCGACCAAAACGAGAGCGGCAACATTCCTCAGCCCCAATTTTACTACAGCGTTTCTGAACCCGAAACTGTGTTGGCAACGCGAACCATAGAGCCTCTTCGCGCTATCGAAAGCGGCAATGGCTTCATACTCGTCGGAGGCAATTCCGCAACCCAAGACACGGGTATCAGCCATCGCTTCCGTGTCGACGCTCAGCTGTTCGATATCATGACGAATGTATCGGGCGTGGATTACCCCATCTGCGAAGAATGCACCGATAACCTTCTCGATCAAATGGAAGGGCAGCTAGACCTCGCCGAAGACGAGTGCAAGGACTACAAGAAGTTTTTGGACCAACTCGCTGGCAGCGAGGAAGACGACGATCTGGAGCATTTAGATAAGCAATTACAAGAACTCAAAGTGCGCGAAACAGAGCTGCTGAGCGAAATTGAACAAGTCGAAAAAGAACGAGCGGCGATCGAAATGGAACGCAAGAAACAGGCCGCCGAGAAGGAGCGCCTCCATGCGGACGAAAGCCGTTACTGGCGGGAATACGCAAATCTAGAGCGGCAGCTTTTGCTGTGCGCGGACGACCAGGTGAGCGTGGACACCCAGATGCGTTACGCCCAGGCTCAACTGGACAAACTCACGCACACCAACGTCTTCAACGCCACCTTCCACATCTGGCACGACGGCCACTTCGGCACCATCAACAACTTCCGGCTGGGTCGGCTGCCGAACGTCCGCGTCGAAGCCAGCGAGATCAACGTCGCCTGGGGGCAGACTGTCCTCCTCTTGCACTCGCTCGCCAAAAAGATGGACCTGACGTTCAAACGGTACAGGTTGATACCGTACGGTAACCATTCGTACCTGGAGTCGCTGGAGGGCAAGCCCAGGGAGCTGCCGCTACACTTCACCGGAGGCTTCAAGTTCCTGTGGGACCCTCGTTTCGATCAGGCCATGGTTGCATTTCTGGACTGCCTCCAGCAGTTCAAGGAGGAAGTGGAGAGGCGCAGTCCAGAATTCTCCCTCCCGTATCGGATGGACAAGGGCAAGATCGAAGACACCAGTACCGGACAGCAGTACTCGATAAAGATACAGTTCAACTCGGAGGAGCAGTGGACAAAGGCACTCAAGTTTATGCTGACCAATATGAAATGGGGACTGGCTTGGGTATCGGCCCAACTTGCACACGACGCAAGGCGTTAG